In Fructilactobacillus cliffordii, a single genomic region encodes these proteins:
- the der gene encoding ribosome biogenesis GTPase Der — translation MANPTVAIVGRPNVGKSTIFNRIAGERISIVEDTPGVTRDRIYAHGEWLGHNFNLIDTGGIEVSDQPFMQQITAQAEVAIDEADVIIFMVNGRQGITDADERVAQLLYRADKPVVVAVNKIDNFESRADVYDFYALGFGDPNPISGAHGLGIGDLLDEVIKNFPEVPDPAPDDSIRFSLIGRPNVGKSSLVNAILGDQRVIVSEVAGTTRDAIDTKFVHSGQEFTIVDTAGIRKRGKIYEKTEKYSVMRAMKAIDESNVVLVVLNAEEGIREQDKRVAGYAHEAGKGIIIVVNKWDTLKKDNHTQKQFEAQIRMEFKYLDYAPIIFVSAKTKQRLQQLPELIERVNVNHEKRISSSTLNEVIMDAVAMTPTPTIKTRKLRIYYATQVATAPPTIVVFVNDPELLHFSYKRYLENQIRKNFDFSGTPIHIIARSRK, via the coding sequence ATGGCAAATCCAACCGTTGCAATTGTGGGACGACCGAACGTGGGAAAATCCACTATTTTTAATCGCATTGCCGGAGAACGAATTTCAATCGTTGAAGATACCCCCGGTGTAACCCGAGATCGAATTTACGCACATGGTGAATGGCTCGGTCACAATTTTAATTTGATTGATACCGGTGGAATTGAGGTTTCCGACCAACCGTTTATGCAACAAATCACGGCACAGGCCGAAGTAGCTATCGATGAAGCTGATGTCATCATCTTTATGGTGAATGGTCGCCAGGGAATCACTGATGCGGACGAACGAGTTGCACAATTATTGTATCGAGCTGATAAACCGGTAGTGGTAGCGGTTAACAAAATTGATAACTTTGAAAGTCGGGCGGATGTCTATGACTTTTACGCCCTCGGCTTTGGAGATCCGAATCCCATTTCGGGGGCCCATGGACTTGGAATCGGAGATTTACTTGATGAAGTGATTAAGAACTTCCCTGAAGTTCCAGATCCAGCGCCAGACGATAGTATTCGCTTTAGCCTGATTGGCCGACCTAACGTGGGTAAATCATCTCTGGTTAATGCTATCTTAGGTGATCAACGGGTAATTGTTTCTGAAGTGGCCGGTACCACTCGGGATGCGATTGATACTAAGTTTGTTCATAGTGGGCAAGAATTTACCATTGTTGATACCGCGGGAATTAGAAAGCGCGGCAAGATTTACGAAAAAACCGAAAAGTATAGCGTGATGCGGGCGATGAAAGCAATTGACGAGAGTAACGTCGTGTTGGTCGTATTAAACGCTGAGGAAGGCATTCGGGAACAAGATAAGCGGGTTGCCGGCTATGCCCATGAAGCCGGTAAGGGGATCATTATTGTCGTTAACAAGTGGGATACCTTGAAGAAGGACAATCACACGCAGAAGCAGTTTGAAGCTCAAATTCGAATGGAATTTAAGTATTTAGACTATGCGCCGATTATTTTTGTGTCCGCCAAAACAAAGCAACGGTTACAACAATTGCCAGAATTAATCGAACGGGTCAACGTCAACCATGAGAAACGAATTAGTTCATCCACGTTGAATGAAGTCATTATGGATGCCGTGGCAATGACGCCGACCCCGACGATCAAAACCAGGAAGTTAAGGATTTATTATGCGACTCAGGTGGCTACTGCACCGCCAACCATCGTGGTGTTTGTCAATGATCCAGAGTTACTCCATTTCTCGTACAAGCGGTACCTAGAGAACCAAATTCGGAAAAACTTTGACTTCAGTGGGACACCCATCCATATTATTGCTCGAAGTCGAAAATAA
- a CDS encoding HU family DNA-binding protein, whose amino-acid sequence MANKAELVDDVAQATGLTKKDATAAMDAVFDAIQAQLAKGERVQLIGFGSFEVRERAARKGRNPQTGKEIEISASKVPAFKPGKALKDAVK is encoded by the coding sequence ATGGCCAACAAAGCAGAATTGGTAGACGATGTTGCGCAAGCAACTGGTTTAACTAAAAAGGATGCTACGGCAGCGATGGACGCTGTTTTTGATGCAATCCAAGCACAACTTGCAAAAGGTGAACGTGTTCAATTAATCGGTTTTGGTAGTTTTGAAGTTCGTGAACGTGCTGCACGTAAGGGACGGAACCCCCAAACTGGTAAGGAAATTGAAATCTCTGCAAGTAAAGTACCTGCCTTTAAACCTGGTAAAGCTTTAAAGGATGCTGTTAAATAA
- a CDS encoding tetratricopeptide repeat protein, whose amino-acid sequence MSYSEQALDALQNNDLEGYQKNLKLASENDESELLFSLAEEIYSLGFADDALQLYRQLLKQYPDEDQLRTYIADILIAQDETDDALDYLHQIQPDSDFYLNSLLGQADLYQTQGLTVVSEQKLKEASRIAPDEPVVKFALAELYFSEGKYAESIPLYLDLIKSGQLNISNVNLVERIGVAYANVGNFENAIGYLEQIQPGEMSTDVQFETGFTYFQLDDFKKAIAMFETLRDTDPQYSSLYPYLGQALEADHQPEVALRVYQEGIGVDEYNVTLYLLTAKLAEQQGDAALAIDYLQRGHESNPDNLAVITQLAAAYLRNQQNQAVVDLLNPYRQDHETDGQLEWDLAVANARLENWDVAASDYEQAYQSFKDDPEFLKEYILFLRETGSVQATLPLLRQYVKLAPNDDEMIYMLEDLEEQ is encoded by the coding sequence ATGAGTTATTCAGAACAAGCGTTAGACGCACTCCAAAATAATGATTTAGAAGGATACCAAAAAAACTTAAAATTAGCATCAGAAAATGATGAGAGTGAGCTCTTATTTTCACTGGCAGAAGAAATCTACTCGTTAGGTTTTGCTGACGATGCTTTGCAGCTGTACCGGCAACTATTAAAGCAATATCCTGATGAGGACCAGCTGCGTACTTACATTGCGGATATCTTGATTGCCCAGGATGAAACTGATGATGCCCTGGACTATCTTCATCAAATTCAACCGGATTCAGATTTCTACCTGAATTCCCTGTTAGGACAAGCGGATTTATACCAAACCCAGGGATTAACGGTCGTTAGTGAACAAAAACTCAAGGAAGCTTCCCGAATTGCTCCCGATGAACCGGTGGTAAAATTTGCGTTGGCCGAACTTTACTTTTCGGAGGGAAAATACGCCGAATCCATTCCTCTGTACCTTGATTTAATTAAAAGTGGGCAGTTAAACATTTCGAACGTGAACCTCGTGGAACGGATCGGGGTGGCCTATGCCAACGTAGGCAACTTTGAGAACGCAATTGGTTATTTAGAACAGATTCAGCCCGGCGAAATGTCTACTGACGTTCAATTCGAAACGGGCTTTACCTATTTCCAACTCGATGATTTTAAAAAGGCAATTGCCATGTTTGAGACGTTACGGGATACTGATCCGCAGTACAGTTCGTTGTACCCCTATTTAGGGCAGGCGTTAGAAGCTGATCATCAGCCTGAGGTGGCCTTACGCGTCTATCAGGAGGGAATTGGCGTTGATGAGTATAATGTAACCCTGTACCTGCTAACGGCGAAATTAGCCGAGCAACAGGGTGATGCTGCATTAGCCATCGATTACTTACAACGCGGACATGAGTCTAATCCAGATAATTTAGCGGTGATTACGCAACTAGCCGCGGCTTATTTACGGAACCAGCAAAATCAGGCGGTCGTGGATTTACTAAACCCTTATCGACAGGACCACGAAACCGATGGTCAGTTAGAATGGGATTTAGCGGTTGCCAACGCACGATTAGAAAACTGGGATGTGGCGGCTAGTGATTATGAACAAGCCTACCAGAGTTTCAAAGATGACCCCGAGTTTTTAAAGGAATACATATTATTTCTTAGAGAAACAGGATCAGTCCAAGCAACTTTGCCGTTGTTACGACAGTACGTTAAGTTAGCACCTAATGACGACGAAATGATTTACATGTTAGAGGATTTAGAGGAACAATAA
- a CDS encoding CCA tRNA nucleotidyltransferase — translation MRIEKLPAAFIGAQQVLQVIEKHGYEAYFVGGSVRDTLLNLPIHDVDLATSAYPAEIKQIFPRTIDTGIEHGTVTVLHHKHSYEITTFRTESGYQDYRRPDRVTFVRSLREDLMRRDFTVNALAMRENGEVIDLFSGISDLRRHIIRAVGNPNERFHEDALRMMRAVRFGSQLDFTIEAATMAAIQTNSPLLEKIAVERIHVEFVKMLLGMAPLRGLQQMLTTDLLRYVPVLKDEIDSIAALIKHPLAQRLADETQVWSWLAFSLDWNAPRIRKTLQAWKSSKQLISAVTSVTSALQALLDHQLTNWQLYKTGAQNLVTAAQVAVVLGHVDETQSLQHRYDQLPIHNKHELNIDGKQLIQAGVKPGPQLGQLLNQLEQQVVAGTIANEQDQLLAAARTQSEA, via the coding sequence TTGCGCATCGAAAAATTACCAGCCGCCTTCATCGGGGCTCAGCAAGTATTACAAGTGATTGAAAAACATGGTTATGAAGCCTATTTTGTCGGAGGCAGTGTTCGTGATACCTTATTAAATCTACCGATTCATGACGTGGATTTAGCGACGTCGGCTTATCCAGCCGAAATCAAACAAATCTTTCCGCGTACGATTGATACCGGAATTGAACATGGCACCGTAACCGTCCTGCATCACAAGCACAGCTACGAGATTACGACTTTTCGAACTGAATCTGGTTATCAGGACTATCGCCGACCAGACCGGGTAACCTTTGTGCGTTCTTTAAGGGAGGACTTGATGCGCCGGGATTTTACGGTAAATGCCTTGGCCATGCGTGAAAACGGGGAGGTTATTGATCTCTTTTCTGGAATCTCTGATTTACGCCGCCACATCATTCGGGCGGTGGGGAATCCCAACGAACGGTTTCATGAAGATGCCCTGCGGATGATGCGGGCAGTTCGCTTTGGCAGTCAACTTGATTTTACGATTGAAGCAGCCACCATGGCCGCCATTCAAACTAATAGTCCGTTGTTAGAAAAGATTGCGGTGGAACGAATTCACGTGGAATTTGTCAAAATGCTATTAGGCATGGCGCCCTTACGTGGTCTTCAACAGATGCTGACGACTGATTTACTTCGGTATGTCCCAGTTTTAAAGGATGAGATTGATTCAATTGCTGCATTGATCAAGCATCCGTTAGCCCAGCGATTGGCAGACGAAACGCAAGTATGGAGTTGGTTGGCGTTTAGTTTAGACTGGAATGCCCCGCGGATTCGCAAAACGCTTCAGGCTTGGAAGAGTTCCAAGCAGCTCATTTCGGCTGTTACCAGTGTAACATCCGCATTACAAGCACTGTTAGATCATCAGTTAACAAACTGGCAGTTATATAAAACTGGAGCCCAGAACTTAGTTACGGCCGCTCAAGTAGCCGTGGTATTGGGACATGTTGATGAAACCCAATCGTTACAACATCGCTACGATCAACTTCCGATTCACAATAAACATGAGCTAAATATTGACGGTAAACAACTAATTCAGGCTGGAGTTAAACCTGGACCCCAATTAGGCCAACTCTTAAATCAATTAGAACAACAAGTGGTGGCCGGAACAATTGCAAACGAGCAAGATCAATTGTTAGCAGCCGCTCGAACCCAAAGTGAGGCATAA